GGTGCGATAATCCGGTCAGGAACCGTTCGTACGACCGTCCTCCGCGGGCGCCGGCAAGCCGGTGCCCGCCGCTCGTTTCCGCTGCGTGGAGGCCCTCTCCGCCGTGTCCGTGCCGCTCCTCTCCGCTTCCAGGCGTCCCCCACGGTGATCGCCGGCATCGTGCTCGCCGCCGGCCGCAGCCACCGCATGGGTGCGCCCAAGGCCTTCCTGGAGATGGACGGCGCGAGCTTCCTCGCACGCGCGGCCGCCGCGCTGCGCGAGGGCGGGTGCGACGCCGTCTGGGTCGTCACCGGCCCCGCGGACGACGAGGTCGCGGCCCGCATCGCGTCGAAGGCGCGGGAGATGGGCGCGCACGTGGCGGTGAACCCGGCGCCGGACTCCGAGCAGGTGGACTCGCTGCGTGCCGGCCTGCGCGCGATTCCGGACGATGCGGATGCGGCGGTGGTGCTGCCGGTCGACGTGCCGCGGGTGGATGCGGACGCGGTCCGCCGGGTGGTAGAGGCGTTCCGCGAGCGAGGCGCGCCGGTGCTGCGGGCGGTGCACGGCGGGCGCCACGGGCACCCGGTGCTCTTCGCCCGCGCGCTCTTCGCCGAGCTGCTGGACGGCGACCTGCCGGACGGGGCGCGGACGGTGGTCCACGCGCACGCCGCGGAGCTGGAGGAGGTGGAGGTCGCGGACCCCGGCGTGCTGCACGACGTGGACACGCCCGAGGACTTTCGCCGCCTGGCCGGCACGGCGTGAGGGGCGCGCGGCTTCCGGCCGCGGAGGCGGTTCGCCACGCCCGCGAGGCGCTGGCCGGCGGCGAGCCCGCGGTGGGCGTCTCCGTCCTGGAAGTTCGCCTCGCATCCGCCGCGAACGAACCGGCCCGCAACACCGGCGGATCGGACGAGACGGACGCCGGCGGCCCCGCATCTCCCGAATCTCCCGTGTCGTCTTCGACCGAAGACACGGGATCATCGGGAGATGCGGAGCCGGACGGAGCGCCGCCGGTCGATGAGGCGCCGGTCGACGGGCCCAGGGCGGGCGACCACCTCGTCGTATGGGCAGACCGGCATACGGGGACGTTCGGGGATGAGGCGCTCGACGCCGAGACGGTGCGGCTGGCGCGCGAGGTATTGTCGCACGGCGCGAAGGCGGGGACGCGCGAGGTCGATGCCGGCGCCATGGCCTGCACGCTGTACTTGGAGGCGCACCGCGCGCCGCCGGAGCTGCTGATCGTGGGCGCGGGGCACATCGCCCGCCCGCTCTGCCGCATCGGGGCGATGCTGGGGTTCCGGGTGACGGTGCTGGACGACCGGCCGGAGTTCGCCACGCGCGAGCGCTTCCCCGAGGCCGAGCGCGTGCTGCGCGCGGACTTCTCGGAGCCGTTCCGCGGCATCGGCATCGGCTCCGGCACGCACCTGGTGCTGGTCACGCGCGGCCACAAGTACGACTTCGAGGCGCTTCGCGACGTGCTGGCCCGCCCCGCGCTGCCCGCGTACGTGGGCATGGTGGGCAGCCGCCGCCGCACGCGCGCCGCGCTGGAGCAGCTTGCGCGCGAGGGCGTTGCGCCCGAGCGGCTGCGTGCGGTGCACGCGCCCGTGGGCCTGGACATCCGCGCCGAGACGCCCGAGGAGATCGCCGTCTCCATCGCCGCCGAGATGGTGGCGGTGCGCCGCGGCGGCACCGGGCAGCCGCTGCGCGACCGCGCACGCGTGGTGGAACGCTGGATCGAGCCCGCGCGCGGGGCCGGCGCCCCGCCCCCCAATCCACACCCGTCCCCGGACAGACCGTGAGCCGAGAAGTCGCCGTGACGCAGAGGGAGGACATCTTCCCCCAGTACCGCGACACCCCCATCGGGAAGCTGCTGGAGTACCACAATCTGGACCGCCCGTTCGACACGTACACGCAGGCGGAGCTGCTGGTGGGGATGTGCATGGACAGCCGCAAGCACCTGCACATCCCGGACAACTTCACCTTCATCCTGCGGGCCGGCGGCGCCAACATGCGGCCCAGCGAGTTCAAGGTGTCGTACGCCGTG
This region of Longimicrobiaceae bacterium genomic DNA includes:
- a CDS encoding XdhC family protein; this translates as MRGARLPAAEAVRHAREALAGGEPAVGVSVLEVRLASAANEPARNTGGSDETDAGGPASPESPVSSSTEDTGSSGDAEPDGAPPVDEAPVDGPRAGDHLVVWADRHTGTFGDEALDAETVRLAREVLSHGAKAGTREVDAGAMACTLYLEAHRAPPELLIVGAGHIARPLCRIGAMLGFRVTVLDDRPEFATRERFPEAERVLRADFSEPFRGIGIGSGTHLVLVTRGHKYDFEALRDVLARPALPAYVGMVGSRRRTRAALEQLAREGVAPERLRAVHAPVGLDIRAETPEEIAVSIAAEMVAVRRGGTGQPLRDRARVVERWIEPARGAGAPPPNPHPSPDRP
- a CDS encoding nucleotidyltransferase family protein, producing MIAGIVLAAGRSHRMGAPKAFLEMDGASFLARAAAALREGGCDAVWVVTGPADDEVAARIASKAREMGAHVAVNPAPDSEQVDSLRAGLRAIPDDADAAVVLPVDVPRVDADAVRRVVEAFRERGAPVLRAVHGGRHGHPVLFARALFAELLDGDLPDGARTVVHAHAAELEEVEVADPGVLHDVDTPEDFRRLAGTA